One Setaria italica strain Yugu1 chromosome II, Setaria_italica_v2.0, whole genome shotgun sequence DNA segment encodes these proteins:
- the LOC111256420 gene encoding F-box protein At5g49610-like: MGDEAGAKKPQLTGPLSRLSEDNITDILARLPAKSVLRCGAVCKAWRGITTDPGFLAAHARLRPTDVVMYTYEYWSPSSPTPSPSLLYWDDDDHFVDVELHAVPVSSDEAGRRHLIRYPDTQAWLLLASSDGVLLFKKDEGFYLLCNPTTRQWAQLPRLPRAQQDSRNHTDREFAFYLDIPSGEFRLLCRRSLTTNGTWCILSTGGAAEPRQVDMAAAESSGITQLVPSLHTKETHVAFRGRLHWPPHQACTVTGRTEMVVFDMSLERFHLMAGPSTTTGKFTKLFIGMDELLGAADFGKAASHVDLWFLGDYDDNKSWELRHRVATPWAGSPGGDGRPLLPVDLMSVAAAGDGEGNVMLGNHKGLVVYNVRRKKTVRTVDTVAKPDALMTRHVFKESLVQQPGFVAAEQSSLDLSLVRF, translated from the coding sequence atgggcgacgaggcgggtGCAAAGAAGCCACAGCTCACCGGCCCGCTGTCTCGTCTGTCCGAGGACAACATCACCGACATCCTCGCCCGCCTGCCGGCCAAGTCGGTGCTCCGCTGTGGCGCCGTCTGCAAGGCGTGGCGCGGCATCACCACCGACCCCGGCTTCCTCGCCGCTCATGCACGCCTCCGGCCGACCGACGTCGTCATGTACACTTACGAGTACtggtcgccgtcgtcgccgacccCCAGCCCGAGCCTGCTTTAttgggacgacgacgaccactTCGTCGACGTTGAGCTGCACGCGGTCCCCGTTTCCTCCGACGAGGCGGGCCGGCGGCACCTCATCCGCTACCCCGACACGCAAGCCTGGCTTCTCCTCGCCTCGTCCGACGGCGTCCTCCTGTTCAAGAAGGACGAGGGGTTCTACCTCCTCTGCAACCCCACAACGAGGCAGTGGGCCCAGCTTCCCCGTCTTCCTCGCGCTCAGCAGGACAGCCGCAACCACACTGATAGGGAGTTTGCCTTCTACTTGGACATCCCGTCCGGCGAGTTCCGGCTGCTGTGCCGGCGCAGCTTGACCACCAATGGCACATGGTGCATCCTCTCCACCGGCGGCGCTGCAGAACCACGGCAGGTGGACATGGCCGCCGCGGAGTCTTCCGGGATAACACAACTGGTGCCCAGCCTGCATACGAAGGAGACACATGTGGCTTTCCGCGGCCGCCTGCACTGGCCGCCTCACCAGGCCTGCACTGTCACCGGCCGGACTGAGATGGTGGTGTTCGACATGTCACTGGAGAGGTTCCACCTGATGGCTGGGCCGTCAACAACCACCGGTAAGTTTACGAAGCTGTTTATTGGCATGGATGAATTGCTTGGGGCTGCCGACTTTGGGAAGGCGGCGAGCCATGTCGACCTCTGGTTCCTTGGGGATTATGACGACAACAAAAGCTGGGAACTCCGGCACCGAGTCGCCACGCCGTGGGCGGGATCGCCCGGCGGCGATGGAAGGCCGCTGCTACCTGTTGATCTGATGTctgtggccgccgccggtgacggAGAAGGAAACGTCATGCTGGGTAATCACAAGGGGTTAGTGGTGTACaacgtgaggaggaagaagacggtgAGGACCGTCGACACCGTGGCGAAACCAGATGCTCTCATGACGCGGCATGTGTTCAAGGAGAGCCTGGTTCAGCAACCGGGGTTCGTTGCTGCCGAACAGTCCTCTCTCGACCTGTCGTTGGTTCGCTTCTAG